A genomic segment from Diceros bicornis minor isolate mBicDic1 chromosome 5, mDicBic1.mat.cur, whole genome shotgun sequence encodes:
- the TM9SF1 gene encoding transmembrane 9 superfamily member 1, with protein MTVLGHPRSWSCQWLPLLMLLLGTGHEPGVEGVTHYKAGDPVILYVNKVGPYHNPQETYHYYQLPVCCPEKIRHKSLSLGEVLDGDRMAESLYEIRFRENAEKKVLCHMQLSSAQVEQLRQAIEELYYFEFVVDDLPLRGFVGYMEESGFLPHSHKIGLWTHLDFHLEFHGDRIIFANVSVRDVKPHSLDGLRPDEFLGLTHTYSVRWSETSVERRSDRRRGDDGGFFPRTLEIHWLSIINSMVLVFLLVGFVAVILMRVLRNDLARYNLDEETTSGGAGDDFDQGDNGWKIIHTDVFRFPPYRGLLCAVLGVGAQFLALGTGIIVMALLGMFNVHRHGAINSAAILLYALTCCISGYVSSHFYRQIGGERWVWNIILTTSLFSVPFFLTWSVVNSVHWANGSTQALPATTILLLLTVWLLVGFPLTVIGGIFGKNNASPFDAPCRTKNIAREIPPQPWYKSTLIHMTVGGFLPFSAISVELYYIFATVWGREQYTLYGILFFVFAILLSVGACISIALTYFQLSGEDYRWWWRSVLSVGSTGLFIFLYSVFYYARRSNMSGAVQTVEFFGYSLLTGYVFFLMLGTISFFSSLKFIRYIYVNLKMD; from the exons ATGACAGTCCTAGGGCATCCTCGAAGTTGGAGCTGCCAGTGGTTGCCACTCCTGATGCTGCTGCTGGGCACAGGCCATGAGCCAGGGGTGGAAGGTGTGACACACTACAAGGCTGGAGACCCCGTCATTCTCTATGTCAACAAAGTGGGACCCTACCATAACCCTCAGGAGACTTACCACTACTATCAGCTTCCAGTCTGCTGCCCTGAGAAGATACGGCACAAAAGCCTTAGCCTGGGCGAAGTGCTGGATGGGGACCGCATGGCTGAGTCTTTGTACGAGATCCGCTTCCGGGAGAATGCAGAGAAGAAGGTTCTGTGCCACATGCAGCTCAGTTCTGCACAG GTGGAACAGCTGCGCCAGGCCATCGAGGAACTGTACTACTTTGAATTTGTGGTGGACGACTTGCCACTCCGTGGCTTTGTGGGCTACATGGAGGAGAGTGGCTTCCTGCCTCACAGCCACAAGATAGGTCTCTGGACCCATCTGGACTTCCACCTGGAATTCCATGGAGATCGAATTATATTTGCCAATGTCTCAGTGCGGGACGTCAAGCCCCACAGTTTAGATGGGCTACGACCTGATGAGTTCCTAGGCCTCACACACACTTACAGCGTGCGCTGGTCTGAGACTTCAGTGGAGCGTCGGAGTGACAGGCGccgtggtgatgatggtggtttcTTTCCCCGAACACTAGAAATCCATTGGTTGTCCATCATCAATTCCATGGTGCTTGTGTTTTTACTCGTGGGTTTTGTGGCTGTCATTCTCATGCGTGTGCTTCGGAATGACCTGGCCCGGTACAACTTGGATGAGGAGACGACCTCTGGAGGTGCTGGTGATGACTTTGACCAAGGTGACAATGGCTGGAAAATTATCCATACAGATGTCTTCCGCTTCCCTCCATACCGTGGTCTGCTCTGTGCTGTGCTTGGTGTGGGTGCCCAGTTCCTGGCCCTTGGCACTG GCATTATTGTCATGGCACTGCTAGGCATGTTCAATGTGCACCGTCACGGGGCCATTAACTCAGCAGCCATCTTGTTGTATGCCCTGACTTGCTGCATCTCTGGCTACGTGTCCAGCCACTTCTACCGGCAGATCGGAGGCGAGCGTTGGGTGTGGAACATCATTCTCACCACCAGTCTCTTCTCTG TGCCTTTCTTCCTGACATGGAGTGTGGTGAACTCGGTGCATTGGGCCAATGGTTCGACACAGGCTCTGCCAGCCACCACCATCCTGCTGCTTCTGACCGTCTGGCTGCTGGTGGGCTTTCCCCTCACTGTCATTGGAGGCATCTTCGGGAAGAACAACGCTAGTCCCTTTGATGCACCTTGTCGCACCAAGAACATCGCCCGGGAAATCCCGCCCCAGCCCTGGTACAAGTCTACTCTCATCCACATGACTGTTGGAGGCTTCCTGCCTTTCAG TGCCATCTCTGTGGAGCTGTACTACATCTTTGCCACAGTATGGGGTCGGGAGCAGTACACTTTGTATGGCATCCTCTTCTTTGTCTTTGCCATCCTCCTGAGTGTGGGGGCTTGCATCTCCATTGCGCTCACCTACTTCCAGTTGTCTGGGGAGGATTACCGCTGGTGGTGGCGATCTGTGCTGAGTGTTGGATCCACTGGGCtcttcatcttcctctactcagTTTTCTACTATGCTCGGCGCTCCAACATGTCAGGGGCGGTACAGACAGTAGAGTTCTTCGGCTACTCCTTACTCACTGGTTACGTCTTCTTCCTCATGCTGGGCACcatctccttcttttcttccctcaagTTCATCCGTTATATCTATGTTAACCTCAAGATGGACTGA